AAGAAGGCGCATGTGAAGAAGCATGCacgagccatcagtgccccacagctTCATACCCCATAAGCACAGTCACGATGTGCAGGCCACCTCTTCTCTCACAttccctgcaaagcacaggaacagtccacctggttgtcttgaaatgcgcacacaccccctccccaaaactgacACCTAAACCCATTCCACACCCCAAATTCACAGTTGCAGGACCCTTTGCTTCTGCGTggtgtcctgtggagcacctgctaccacttggccggtcagatcgcgagcactgcagcaggcacaggtgccgcttctgctgctagcacagctccacagcgccacggctgcagcctgaagctcttcccggccaccagctggaggcgctgggcatacaccgcatggcagggcggggaaagggccatTTGTCAAGGGCCGGACtacgctgctgagtggccctcctggatttgggatgggccaggacaggcaatccctcccaccaccctgcagtggcgggcaccattttgtttcatgccgcattctacagtgaggagccgccattttgtgaaagcgcCCAGCCCACCTGTTGCCGTGCCGCTCcctgattggcttagccagctttgtttttaaaaccctgtcatcttctcattcctccctctgattggctgcctgcttccagaccgggaaggtctcacgtgtaggaaatgtttatgtttctctagagccgtgctgggtgttgttgtacacaataaatgtttgttcattgtcttttgtattataaaaactaggagttctgtttgaggaacgggagttgtgaaaactccctgctgaagtaaggagctgtataattcttggctagacaccatgaaaattcttttgcttaatgtaacaaaaaagaaaaaaccctccccttctctccttctgcgtCTCAGTTGtctcttttgtttaaagacactgctgcaaagctcatgtaaccatctcctgataagttgctaaactagtgtatcaacatcccgccttcctgtctcacgctgggccaacatgagcaaataaaaaaaaagttgaaccacaacgccgaggaagactacgtccttcatcttcacgaccaccagagggacagagacgaccccctagcaacagcgCGTGCAgccgcagaatataccaggaggtgctgcataatcctgaaatcaccaagatataaaaagggaccctggcgggggtgaggtgcgcgccgttggcggagccgagactccccggccacccagcgctgttttgcttgctgttgcttactcaataaattcctttctattattaatgcaatgctctctgaaaattaattaagggggcaacttataacaaatttggtgccgtgactcggGTGAAGGCAATCTGATTGAAAGACCTTCGTAGGGGGcaccccgctgatttcagcagcCTTCGCTAGGACTGCTTTCATTCAAATCGTTCACCGACGAACCCTAAATTcggcagcaagcaaataaagccggcaacccctagtaatctttgtgcacaaagaccgaacgaagactcaggagtgagtaagtataggccggtgatccgttcggttggggttgggtatcctGGAGCGTAGCGTTGTGAGACATCCAATTGCGGATGAAGTGAGTGCGGACCCCTCGGTAGTGCGGTTCCCACATCCCGTGAGGGACTGGGCCACAAAAAGGGGGAagcgatttgtgtgtgtgtgtgtgaaggcgctccagaagatgggacagaagaagagtaagccttctggtcccatgggcGGGGTAACGTCTGATGTTAGGTTACCCTgggattaatgattaaaaattgggaggattccccttttaggtggggaaggaataaagtaaaaaatgatacattattgtgttgaagtttggggtgGTAAGCAGATTTgaggagaccacctttactggcctgtatttgggtcctttgaagattgggtttgccaggccctaaatatttatgtaaactcaaaggaaccttttagtttggaagaaagtgaatcTGCACATTTGTGGATCAGCTCGGAAACTCGAGCCAATTTAtatcctctaaaagaaaaaggagggaatgggaggcacaagaaaaaccgagaattagagatcccagccccactgcctccctatatttcaccaccaccacctgcagcccctccgactCCCGGGCTTCCTAATCCACAATCCCAGGGAGACTCTGATAGCGACTCTGACTCTAGCGTTCAGGGACCAGTGACTAGGAATATGTGGCCATCCCCATTAACTCCGGGGATGTccgagattttaagaaagacaggaggagggtaagcgagctttaatggcaactggcataatgtttccagctgctgaggaataattctaactggaataataactgcacattgtatattgtatatataaaagcctgggcatttttgttaaagtgttcttttatacctatgttaatatgtaaatatgtaaatataagaactgccattgaggtgtatgtctaagggaacaaaatttgcccaggcatattatcgtctcatcaggtttaaatgttcccagtgtaattgtctacaggcagttaatttacagtggtctgattttacttgtgtatctatatattgtggattttggagggattgggattgactagtaaagagcttctaggaaaacgGTGGAATATTAACCACTTTAGATTgcaataggaaaagttcaaagcaaagaaatcccgaggaaaagcctcctaggatgtatactaacacattggagggatatagtggggtgagagtgtacagagagtaaaagaactcttagcaaatattgtaatcagtggtggccactttataaactagaggatggagcggagtggcccctaaatggaagtattaattataacaccatattacagtcaatgttgtttttgtggaaagaaggaaaacaggatgaaatgttgtatattgatgttgtttcagcatcgtggagggaaaaggtatggaattaagttggcccctgactgagcctttggtgttggCATTAGAAAACTACAGGCAGGAGAAAGATAAAAGAAGTGTTAAAAggtttgttgaaagtgttaaaggtattcaaagttgaatgagcagggaaaggtgatgtaggcattgtctaagtaacagtctagaagttttggtatatttgcgtatttgctgtggtgtttgttcagtttcccaagcatcggggaggggggaacagcctgctccaccaggggcctctccagcggctgcaggggggcttcggctccagcgcctatgggcgcctcctccccctccttctgcactgactttggtgtctgcggaggggggggggggggggggggggggggggcggggggggtggtgtaaatgcctgaagtaactaggaaaataaaactaacattcacacttttaaggaaaaggtacagcattgaagaggctttcagggtagggcataactgcattacctgagcgttccctaggctcccaaccttagatgctatcgcgctggggaaacttggtgtgctagccctaaggaacaccacggagcgtggagtggagtggagtggagacaccacggctaggctctgtaatcaggtggggcctcgattgttcttgtgcacaaagctgcactttttgccaccctaagccaaagacctgtcatgttttgacaaacgctgtaccctagtgtactttttgctcattataatatcattataataccaaaacacacctccatcccaaaagctacccacctccaaggtgcgaccacccctcactgagcatgcgctctgaatttcttggagcctattactttaaacggagacgggaacactttacaccaatcataactaagatatgcttgactagagccactcaagctccacctaaaagacagaaaataatataaattggcccaagagagaggggatgttagggaagataccatcgtcaggggagatagcATCCCGaggaaatacaacatccttaggacctcctgactcctgggatcagtcgacgggctgagcctctcttccccccccattgggacgcctttgggtgagatctgaatatttgcttataaatctctatagagtctttgatccttttaacgcgtttgtttctaggctgcgcacctgtaacacctgtaacacctacaacacctataacatctataacatctataacacctataacatctgtaacacttataacacctgtataacatctataacatctataacacctgtgtatttcatgcatactagcttgcttttgcagatagtcactatcattggcaatccaaaagaacctgattatctgttgctgtaataaaccatacttgattgcattgtgatagctctcattaatgcaactagggtgagggtggttatccgtgatagctcagtgttctgaatctaaccagacccccagacggttaatgcatttttggtgaatgtctgaacggacccccaggtggttaatacgtttttggtgaatgtctgagcggacccccaatTTTGGTGAATGTcggactggttcagtactctgaatccaaccgggcccgtaacggttaatcagctacacccctttaacgcaaCAGTAATATTGGCATAGTCGGcaggattgctatggataaactactgcaaaaatataaatgtgccccttcccaggcagggaaggagttttcccaaaagttttggaaagatgaggagaaagtggtagagcacattgagcagtgtcaggcttcacgaaagattggtcaaagaaagggtaaaagtgcgatttgtgctgtgttaggagcttgtttgtcttgtgctcggcaagaagctaaggaaactcctgctcccaaagtgatctctgatgcggaacatacagctttgaaatcagagatTGATGTGTTGAAGTCatcattggcctttgaaagggagacaggaaaaacattaggaatgagagtggataaacttttggatgaaaatgataaacttgtgcatgagaataatcatcttaaacaattgctggagagggttagtgatctgttaaataaagtacagcctTGTGCTCCGGTCAAGCAGATTCGTAGATTGCTGCATAGTGTAGAGcctgaaagctgggacagtgatttctggtctgacagtgatgacggtgttgaagagatttctgattctgaaccccaatccatttccttgagacctttggttaagactgagactactgttgatgataatgatgaaatcCGCACTACTGTGCGAACGATTCCGTTGTCACCAGCGgagttggttaaaatacaggagaagttctcaaggccgtcaggggaatcagaagttgagtatgtgtgtcgagtttctcttagaggagatcgaatgatgttgagtgaggaagaggtaggaggcttttggggacctggagtatttttaaccaccacaccaggagctgaCCTGGTTGTAGCAGTACAGAATGCATCCTGTATTCAGGCaatatatgaaagagatgaattaaGGAAATCCCCgatgttagctcctattgatCCAATTCGGTTAACCCCTCTCATCCGTGGACTCCCTGATTTTCTTAAGGtgtttgtagcaaacacccaagatcacatactagctgcttgtagggatgATGATAGTGGTTGTAGGCAAAATTCTAACTCCCCtattcccacctggagtgaattggtacaagacatagataagtacggacaccgaatgggctggattaattcatccagtattaaatcccaagaCCTCTCTCAGCAAGTCCAccaaatccacactaaaaatcccagatatcCCAAATTCAGAGAGAGGTTGAAAGCTAATAGGGAATGAGGTGAGTTGTGGTGTCAGCAAAAAAACTCttatccccggggagggcaaTGAGCCACCCTGCTTGGTGGGTATTAAcaattcaatggctctctaatgaacactCTGACCCTATCATTGCTATTCCTGTTGAACCCcaaaaaatattggtaaattttcttattgacactgagacccaaatgtcagtaattacacatgagacagcacaaaccctgagcataacacctggtcaacacagggttaaattcacgggaatcaatggtgtggaaaaacaatgccccactgcaaaaaattcactctggttgccagaggaacaaaaattatccagggtagaagtattagttggtgctgcatacactaatattttaggatttgacatactgcatggtcatatgtggaaactccctgatggaactgtgtggagtttcgCGACAGTTCAAAGGGATTCAGGCACCATGAGACTGAGcctgttacaaacatccatacccttatcccctgctaaaatcattaatga
This region of Anas platyrhynchos isolate ZD024472 breed Pekin duck chromosome Z, IASCAAS_PekinDuck_T2T, whole genome shotgun sequence genomic DNA includes:
- the LOC119715411 gene encoding uncharacterized protein, whose product is MDKLLQKYKCAPSQAGKEFSQKFWKDEEKVVEHIEQCQASRKIGQRKGKSAICAVLGACLSCARQEAKETPAPKVISDAEHTALKSEIDVLKSSLAFERETGKTLGMRVDKLLDENDKLVHENNHLKQLLERVSDLLNKVQPCAPVKQIRRLLHSVEPESWDSDFWSDSDDGVEEISDSEPQSISLRPLVKTETTVDDNDEIRTTVRTIPLSPAELVKIQEKFSRPSGESEVEYVCRVSLRGDRMMLSEEEVGGFWGPGVFLTTTPGADLVVAVQNASCIQAIYERDELRKSPMLAPIDPIRLTPLIRGLPDFLKVFVANTQDHILAACRDDDSGCRQNSNSPIPTWSELVQDIDKYGHRMGWINSSSIKSQDLSQQVHQIHTKNPRYPKFRERLKANRE